In one Umezawaea sp. Da 62-37 genomic region, the following are encoded:
- a CDS encoding TetR/AcrR family transcriptional regulator → MPPRAYNAANRRSAADRNRAAILRACGELLPVEGYQATTVRAVAIRAGVSPETVHKVFGGKRGLVKALWDVTLAGDDEPVPMSRRPALREVLSTQDPNGKLRLYATFARDVQARLAPLFSLLGAAGPEVAEVLAEAERERLTGVTAFLAHLADTGLLRPGVDPVRQADVCWVLTGPQLYTQLTAIRGWDPDTYRDWLAEALVDALLP, encoded by the coding sequence GTGCCACCCAGGGCCTACAACGCGGCCAACCGGAGGTCCGCCGCCGACCGCAACCGCGCGGCGATCCTCCGCGCGTGCGGTGAGCTGCTGCCGGTGGAGGGCTACCAGGCCACCACGGTCCGCGCGGTCGCCATCCGCGCCGGTGTGTCACCCGAGACGGTGCACAAGGTCTTCGGCGGCAAACGGGGTCTGGTGAAGGCCCTGTGGGACGTCACCCTCGCCGGCGACGACGAGCCCGTGCCCATGTCGCGACGCCCTGCCCTCCGGGAGGTTCTGTCCACTCAGGACCCGAACGGGAAACTGCGCCTGTACGCCACTTTCGCCCGTGACGTCCAGGCCCGCCTCGCGCCGCTGTTCTCGTTGCTCGGCGCGGCGGGTCCCGAGGTGGCGGAGGTCCTTGCCGAGGCCGAACGCGAACGCCTGACCGGCGTCACCGCGTTCCTCGCCCATCTCGCCGACACGGGCTTGCTGCGCCCCGGCGTCGATCCGGTCCGCCAGGCCGACGTGTGCTGGGTCCTCACCGGCCCGCAGCTGTACACGCAGCTCACCGCCATCCGCGGCTGGGATCCCGACACCTACCGCGACTGGCTGGCGGAGGCGCTCGTCGACGCCCTGCTGCCGTGA